The sequence AGGAGGTTTTTAGGCTATCTGGACACTGGTAAGAATGATCTGATTTAATCGCCTCAAGGAATCACAGGCTTTCCTGAAACATGGCTGGGTTAATTACCCCTGTATGAGTGATATGAGCGCTTAAATAACATTCTGACGCACAGTATTGGGGCGGGAATGGATGACTGCATCGATATATATAAGGATATGATTATGAGTAAGTATGTTCTTTCTTCATTTTTGGCTGCAAGCATAATGGCATCGCTGTCTCTGCCAGCATTTGCCGGAAACGATTCTGGCACGGTGAACTTTGCCGGGAAAGTGGTGGCCGACACCTGTGAAATTAATGTTGATGGCTCCGGTACGACCTCGTCAACCGTCACGTTCCCCGATACCTATGCGTCGGACTTTGGCACTGATGGCGCAGTGGGCACCAGCAAAACGTTTAATATTGAAGTGAAAAAATGTGACCCGCTGGTTGCCAAACTCAACCTCAAATTCAGCGGAACGACAACGGATGCCGCGCATAAACGTCTGAAGAACGACCTCAGCGGCGCCGGTAATGCCACCAACGTTGGCATCATCGTCAGCAATGAAAACGGCACGAAAGACGATGTGGTATTTGATGGCTCCCTGCCTTCGACGGGAACGGATGTGGCTAACGATGCGACGGGAACAAATGCCTCAGTCTTTAACTACATCGCGAAGGTGATTCAGATTGGTGATACTGCACCCACCGCAGGCCGCTATTCTTCTTCGGCAACTTTCGAGGTTGTCTATCGCTAAGTCATTACTGGCAGCCTTTATGGCTGCCTTTTGGAACGTTGTATGAAGACTTTATTTAAATTGTTATGTGGTTGTTTAATTATTTCTTGTCTGTCAGCGCAGGCCAGCGTGGTTTTGGGTGGTACTCGTATTATTTATCCATCAAATAGGTAATGACTCCAACTTACTGATAGTGTTTTATGTTCAGATAATGCCCGATGACCTTGTCATGCAGCTCCACCGATTTTGAGAACGACAGTGACTTCCGTCCCAGCCTTGCCAGATGTTGTCTCAGATTCAGGTTATGCCGCTCAATTCGCTGAGTGTAACGCTTGCTGATTACGTGCAGCTTTCCCTTCAGGCGGGATTCATACAGCGGCCAGCCATCCGTCATCCATACCACGACCTCAAAGGCCGACAGCAGGCTCAGAAGACGCTCCAGTGTGGCCAGAGTGCGTTCACCGAAGACGTGCGCCACAACCGTCCTCCGTATCCTGTCATACGCGTAAAACAGCCAGCGCTGACGTGATTTAGCACCGACGTAGCCCCACTGTTCGTCCATTTCAGCGCAGACAATCACATCACTGCCCGGCTGTATGCGCGAGGTTACCGACTGCGGCCTGAGTTTTTTAAGTGACGTAAAATCGTGTTGAGGCCAACGCCCATAATGCGGGCGGTTGCCCGGCATCCAACACCATTCATGGCCATATCAATGATTTTCTGGTGTGTACCGGGCTGAGAGGCGGTGTAAGTGAACTGTAGCTGCCATGTTTTACGGCAGTGAGAGCAGAGATAGCGCTGATGTCCGGCAGTACTTTTACCGTTACGCACCACGCCTTCAGTAGCTGAGCAGGAGGGACAACTGATGGAGATGGAAGCCACGGGAGCACCTCAAAAACACCATCGTACACTAAATCAGTAAGTTGGCACCATTACCCATCAAATAAAGCTGAAGTACAAATAGCCCTTAAAAATAAAGATCCCCATACGCGTTATCTGGTACAAAGCTGGGTCAGCTATGTCAATAATGCAAAAGCGCCCTTCGTTATTACCCCTCCTGTTTATAAGCTGCAGGAAAATCGTCAAACCCTTTTACACGTTATTTTTACTGGCGATAAAAAAAGCCTGCCATCAGACCGTGAATCGCTGTTCCTGGCGAATGTGAAATCGGTCTCCGCGTTGTCGCCTGAGCTGAAAGAGAAAAATACCCTGCAGTTCGCGATGAAAACGCGGCTGAAGCTTTTCTGGCGCCCGTCTCAGTTAAAAGAGGCCGATGCGCTGGTGGCGGATGAAAAAATCACGTTCCGTCGTCAGGGCGACACGCTTATTGCTAAAAACCCCACGCCGTTTTACGTCTCCTTTGGCGAGCTGGCCGTGGGCGGGAAAAGCGTACCGGTGAAAGAGACCGAAACCACGCCGGGGGCTATTTCGATGATGGTTGCACCGTTTAGCGAGCAGCATTTTGCGTTGCCAAAAGGGGCGACGGGTGCGGTGACCTGGACGGCAATCAATGATTTTGGGGCGCAAACCCCTCAGCGCAAGCAGGCCCTTTAACGGGATCGTGTTGGAATGCTATGTCCTCTCCCTCTCGCCAAAAACAGGTATGGTCCGGGATCGTGCTCGCACTGTTCGTCGCGATCCCACCTGCGTGGGCTGATGACGAATTCAACCTGCGGATCCTTGAGCTGGATACGCCGCTGGAAAATACCGCTACGCTCAAAAACTTCATTAATGATAACGGCTTGCTGGCAGGGCGCTATCTGACCACCA comes from Enterobacter kobei and encodes:
- a CDS encoding fimbrial protein encodes the protein MSKYVLSSFLAASIMASLSLPAFAGNDSGTVNFAGKVVADTCEINVDGSGTTSSTVTFPDTYASDFGTDGAVGTSKTFNIEVKKCDPLVAKLNLKFSGTTTDAAHKRLKNDLSGAGNATNVGIIVSNENGTKDDVVFDGSLPSTGTDVANDATGTNASVFNYIAKVIQIGDTAPTAGRYSSSATFEVVYR
- a CDS encoding IS1 family transposase (programmed frameshift) produces the protein MASISISCPSCSATEGVVRNGKSTAGHQRYLCSHCRKTWQLQFTYTASQPGTHQKIIDMAMNGVGCRATARIMGVGLNTILRHFKKLRPQSVTSRIQPGSDVIVCAEMDEQWGYVGAKSRQRWLFYAYDRIRRTVVAHVFGERTLATLERLLSLLSAFEVVVWMTDGWPLYESRLKGKLHVISKRYTQRIERHNLNLRQHLARLGRKSLSFSKSVELHDKVIGHYLNIKHYQ